Proteins encoded together in one Cherax quadricarinatus isolate ZL_2023a chromosome 68, ASM3850222v1, whole genome shotgun sequence window:
- the LOC138854717 gene encoding uncharacterized protein: protein MRDEKGELGDIARSSRQMCHRNVRKYIYSLEVKLLVSFLGVALLASVIQAGRHGGGGGYGGGGHGGGGGYGGGGHGGGGYGGGGYGGGGYGGGGYGGGGGGGYGGGGHGGGGYGGGGYGGSGHGGGGYGGGHGGGGHGGKGYGGGGYGGGGYGGGGYGGGGYGGGGHGGGYGGVGGTSNNNFNLAGPKGGGGYGHGGGGGGGYGGGGYGGGGYGGGGYGGGGYGGGGYGGGGYGGGGHGGGGHGGGGHGGGGHGGGGHGGGGGHGGYGK, encoded by the exons ATGAGAGATGAGAAAGGAGAACTAGGGGACATAGCTAGAAGCTCAAGACAAATGTGCCAcaggaatgtcaggaagtatATCTACAGTCTcgaggtg AAGTTGCTGGTTTCTTTCCTGGGCGTGGCTCTACTGGCCTCCGTGATCCAGGCTGGTAGACACGGAGGTGGTGGAGGCTACGGGGGAGGTGGACACGGTGGAGGTGGTGGCTACGGAGGCGGTGGACATGGAGGAGGTGGCTATGGAGGAGGTGGCTACGGAGGAGGTGGCTACGGAGGAGGTGGctacggaggaggaggaggaggaggctacgGAGGTGGTGGACACGGAGGAGGTGGCTACGGAGGAGGAGGCTACGGAGGTAGTGGACACGGTGGAGGAGGTTACGGAGGAGGACACGGAGGAGGTGGCCATGGTGGAAAGGGTTACGGAGGAGGGGGCTATGGAGGAGGAGGCTACGGTGGAGGAGGCTACGGTGGAGGAGGCTACGGTGGAGGCGGACATGGTGGTGGCTACGGAGGTGTCGGTGGAACATCAAACAACAACTTCAACCTAGCAGGACCCAAAGGAGGTGGAGGATACGGTCACGGCGGTGGAGGCGGTGGCGGGTACGGTGGTGGCGGGTACGGTGGTGGCGGGTACGGTGGTGGCGGGTACGGTGGTGGCGGCTACGGTGGTGGCGGCTACGGTGGTGGCGGCTACGGTGGTGGCGGCCACGGTGGTGGCGGCCACGGTGGT
- the LOC128697620 gene encoding uncharacterized protein, with the protein MKLLLSLLGVALLASMIQAGGYGGGGGGHGGGGGGHGGGGYGGGHGGGGYGGGHGGGGHGGGGYGGGGYGGGGHGGGGYGGGGYGGGGHGGGGGYGGVGGTSNNNFNLAGPKGGGGGGYGGGGHGGGGYGGGGYGGGGHGGGGYGGGGYGGGGHGGGGYGGGGHGGGGYGGGGHGGGGYGGGGHGGGGVYGKGGHGGGGYGGGYGYGK; encoded by the exons atg AAGTTGCTGTTGTCCCTTCTGGGTGTGGCTCTTCTGGCCTCCATGATCCAGGCTGGTGGAtacggaggtggtggaggtggacacggaggtggtggaggtggacacGGAGGTGGAGGCTACGGAGGTGGACACGGAGGTGGAGGCTACGGAGGTGGACACGGAGGTGGAGGGCACGGTGGAGGTGGCTACGGAGGAGGTGGCTATGGGGGTGGAGGACATGGAGGAGGTGGCTACGGAGGAGGTGGCTATGGGGGTGGAGGacatggaggaggtggtggctacGGGGGAGTCGGTGGAACATCAAACAATAACTTCAACCTAGCAGGCCCGaaaggcggtggcggtggcggctaTGGAGGCGGTGGTCATGGCGGTGGTGGCTATGGCGGTGGCGGCTATGGAggcggtggtcatggtggtggtggctatggcGGTGGCGGCTATGGAGGCGGTGGCCATGGCGGTGGCGGCTATGGAGGCGGTGGCCATGGCGGTGGCGGCTATGGAGGCGGTGGCCATGGCGGTGGCGGCTATGGAGGCGGTGGCCATGGCGGAGGTGGCGTCTATGGTAAAGGCGGCCACGGCGGTGGCGGCTATGGCGGCGGCTATGGATACGGGAAGTAA